A region from the Fibrobacter sp. genome encodes:
- the dusB gene encoding tRNA dihydrouridine synthase DusB, producing the protein MFFSDKKLVLAPMAGVTDTVFRRICKEQGADIVVSEMVSAEGLIYCSEVTEKLMLFDVSERPIGIQLFGSDPDHMARAAKLTYDKVRPDFIDINAGCPVAKVVKKNGGSGLLKNHDLFCRIVGKVAESVPVPVTVKIRSGWRMNEWVDVQFAASAWQCGAAAVTLHPRSQSMGFSGHSFWERITEVKKAVPIPVIGNGDIVSSEDALEMLRITGCDSVMIGREAFGNPWIFAQIKSALKSECGPIVTPEMKVDLAQEHVIRFKEMYGERFAYREMKRHVSRYIKGLSGASALRDRIFRAESTDQLLTVLKQILEMAR; encoded by the coding sequence ATGTTTTTTTCAGATAAAAAATTGGTTTTAGCCCCCATGGCAGGCGTTACAGATACGGTGTTCCGCCGCATCTGCAAAGAGCAGGGTGCAGATATAGTGGTATCTGAGATGGTAAGTGCCGAAGGTCTTATTTACTGCTCAGAAGTCACAGAAAAACTGATGCTGTTTGATGTATCGGAGCGGCCCATTGGAATTCAGCTTTTCGGTTCCGATCCGGATCATATGGCCAGAGCCGCAAAACTCACCTATGATAAAGTCAGACCCGATTTTATTGACATAAACGCCGGATGTCCTGTTGCCAAGGTCGTTAAGAAAAATGGCGGCTCAGGGCTGCTGAAAAATCATGATCTTTTCTGCAGAATAGTCGGCAAGGTGGCGGAATCAGTACCCGTTCCTGTAACTGTCAAGATACGTTCCGGGTGGCGTATGAATGAATGGGTTGATGTTCAGTTTGCAGCATCTGCATGGCAGTGCGGCGCTGCTGCAGTTACACTTCATCCCCGTTCACAGTCGATGGGCTTCTCGGGCCATTCCTTCTGGGAGAGAATCACAGAGGTAAAAAAGGCTGTTCCCATTCCGGTAATTGGAAATGGAGATATCGTGAGTTCAGAGGATGCCCTGGAGATGTTGAGGATAACCGGATGCGATTCAGTGATGATAGGCAGGGAGGCTTTCGGCAATCCCTGGATTTTTGCGCAGATAAAGAGCGCTCTGAAGTCTGAATGCGGGCCGATTGTGACTCCTGAGATGAAAGTCGATCTGGCGCAGGAGCATGTAATCAGGTTCAAAGAAATGTATGGAGAAAGATTCGCGTATAGGGAGATGAAAAGACATGTCTCCCGCTACATAAAAGGACTCTCAGGTGCATCGGCGCTCAGAGACCGGATTTTCAGGGCAGAATCAACTGATCAGCTGCTG